The following are from one region of the Camelus ferus isolate YT-003-E chromosome 13, BCGSAC_Cfer_1.0, whole genome shotgun sequence genome:
- the SAMD11 gene encoding sterile alpha motif domain-containing protein 11 isoform X7, whose translation MPAVKKELPGREDLALALATFHPTLAALPLPPLPGYLAPLPAASALPPAASLPAATAGYEALLAPPLRPPRAYLSLHEAAPHLHLPRDPLALERFSATAAAAPDFQPLLDNGEPCIEVECGANRALLYVRKLCQGSKGPSIRHRGEWLTPNEFQFVSGRETAKDWKRSIRHKGAAAVGALAATVPPLRSPRTRGSGPPSLCHLGDSISAQRGRCDSGAAAGTPPHPHPKHGRLGGPGQSALGLRRPLRACRGALGSRLRTSRKLLTPGISLRDSWDLRLSRSLRELGRAGRRPTGRDTPLPGAGATGSGGSRGAHVRPGADARWWSEQQGAGVAQAGKSLKTLMSKGILQVHPPICDCPGCRISSPVNRGRLADKRTVALPPTRGLKKELTPSFSARDGDSSRSGLACGQRLGLKQEDDPHVRIMKRRVHTHWDVNISFRETSCRSLRGGPPCSSPARKLLRYSQDSDLPTLISSVHRSRHLVMPEHQSRCEFQRGSVEIGLGSAGDLLGKRLGHSPHVSSDCPLEKKARSKSPQAETLLLPELGPSMAPEDHYRRLVSALSEASTFEDPQRLYHLGLPGHDLLRVRQEVAAAAVRSPSGLEVHLPSTTAGQRRKQGLTQHREGTAPAGTPSFSERELSQPPPLLSPQNAPHIALGPHLRPPFLGVSSALCQTPGYGFLPPAQAEMLARQQELLRKQNLARLEMSAELLRQKELESTHRPQLLAPEAALRQPDGAEELQRRGAMLVLRHSSAPLLALPPQGPPGPGPPTPPREPTRRAPRKGGPSPASARPSESKETTGSGVWAQDGSEDEPPKDSDGEDPEMAAAGGQGPTPGQAPAGGASSEGKGLLSGSMLPPPLPLGLPYAVSPCFHTGAMGGLFMDGEEATAPEDVSKWTVDDVCSFVGGLSGCGEYAPVCTQHKGDVPFENCSRKLHQRLLCSAPFGEP comes from the exons ATGCCGGCGGTCAAGAAGGAACTCCCGGGCCGCGAAGACCTCGCCCTGGCTCTGGCCACCTTCCACCCGACCCTGGCCGCGCTGCCACTGCCGCCGCTGCCTGGCTACCTGGCGCCACTTCCCGCCGCGTCCGCCCTGCCCCCGGCCGCTTCGCTACCCGCCGCGACCGCGGGCTACGAGGCGCTGTTGGCCCCGCCACTCCGCCCCCCGCGCGCCTACCTGAGCCTGCACGAGGCCGCCCCGCACCTCCACCTGCCCCGGGACCCTCTGGCCCTCGAGCGCTTCTCGGCCACTGCGGCCGCGGCCCCGGATTTCCAGCCGCTGCTGGACAACGGCGAGCCGTGCATCGAGGTGGAGTGTGGCGCCAACCGAGCGCTGCTCTACGTGCGCAAACTCTGCCAGGGCAGCAAGGGTCCGTCCATCCGCCACCGCGGCGAGTGGCTCACACCCAACGAGTTCCAGTTCGTCAGCGGCCGCGAGACGGCCAAGGACTGGAAGCGCAGCATCCGCCACAAAGGTGCGGCCGCCGTGGGGGCGCTGGCCGCCACGGTCCCTCCCCTCCGCTCCCCAAGGACCCGTGGGTCCGGACCCCCCTCGCTCTGCCACCTGGGAGACTCCATCTCCGCCCAGAGAGGGCGCTGCGACTCCGGGGCTGCCGCAgggacacccccccacccccaccccaagcacgGTCGCCTTGGTGGACCCGGGCAGAGCGCCCTCGGCCTCCGCCGTCCACTCAGAGCTTGCCGCGGTGCCCTGGGCTCCCGGCTGCGCACGAGTCGGAAGCTCCTTACGCCCGGAATATCTTTGCGGGATTCCTGGGACTTGAGGCTCAGTAGAAGTTTACGGGAACTCgggagagcaggcaggaggcCGACTGGGCGGGATACTCCCCTCCCGGGTGCAGGAGCCACCGGTTCTGGCGGGAGTAGAGGGGCACACGTGCGGCCGGGGGCGGACGCGCGCTGGTGGAGCGAACAGCAAGGTGCAGGGGTGGCGCAGGCAG GGAAAAGTCTGAAGACGCTTATGTCCAAGGGGATCCTGCAGGTGCACCCTCCGATCTGCGACTGTCCGGGCTGTCGAATATCCTCCCCGGTG aACCGGGGGCGGCTGGCAGACAAGAGGACAGttgccctgccccccacccggGGCCTAAAGAAGGAGTTGACCCCCAGCTTCTCCGCCAGGGATGGCGACAGCAGCAGGAGTGGCCTGGCCTGTGGGCAGCGGCTGGGCTTGAAGCAGGAGGATGACCCACATGTCCGTATCATGAAGAGAAG AGTCCACACCCACTGGGACGTGAACATCTCCTTCCGAGAGACGTCCTGCAG GTCACTCCGTGGAGGCCCCCCTTGCAGCAGCCCAGCCAGGAAGCTGCTCCGTTACAG CCAGGACAGCGACCTTCCCACCCTCATATCCAGCGTGCATCGAAGCCGCCACCTCGTTATGCCCGAGCACCAGAGCCGCTGTGAATTCCAGAGAGGCAGCGTGGAGATTGGCCTAGGATCCGCAG GTGACCTGCTGGGCAAGAGGCTGGGCCACTCCCCCCACGTCAGCAGTGACTGCCCCTTGGAGAAGAAGGCCCGAAGCAAGTCCCCACAAG CAGAGACTCTGTTGCTGCCGGAACTAGGGCCCAGCATGGCCCCCGAGGATCATTACCGCCGACTGGTGTCTGCCCTGAGTGAAGCCAGCACCTTTGAGGACCCCCAGCGTCTCTACCACCTGGGACTCCCCGGCCATG ATCTCCTGAGGGTCCGGCaggaggtggcagcagcagctgtgAGGAGCCCCAGTGGCCTGGAAGTCCACCTGCCCTCAACCACAGCAGGGCAGCGTCGGAAGCAGGGCCTGACTCAGCACCGAGAGGGCACCGCCCCGGCTGGCACCCCGTCCTTCTCAGAGAG GGAGCTGTCGCAACCACCCCCCTTGCTGTCACCCCAGAATGCCCCCCATATCGCCCTGGGCCCCCACCTCAGGCCCCCCTTTTTGGGGGTGTCCTCGGCCCTGTGCCAGACCCCAG GATACGgcttcctgcctcctgctcagGCGGAGATGCTCGCCCGGCAGCAGGAGCTCCTGCGGAAGCAAAACCTGGCCCG GCTGGAGATGTCAGCAGAACTGCTGCGCCAGAAGGAGCTGGAGAGCACGCACCGGCCGCAGCTGCTGGCGCCAGAAGCCGCCCTGCGCCAGCCGGATGGTGCTGAGGAGCTGCAGCGGCGTGGGGCCATGCTGGTGCTGAGACACAGCTCCGCGCCGctgctggccctgcctccccaggggcccCCGGGCcctggcccccccaccccgccccgggaGCCTACCCGCCGAGCCCCTCGGAAGggggggcccagccctgcctcagccCGGCCCAGTGAGTCCAAGGAGACCACGGGGTCTGGAGTCTGGGCACAAGACGGCTCTGAAGATGAGCCCCCCAAGGACTCAGACGGAGAGGACCCCGAGATGGCGGCTGCTGGAGgccagggccccaccccaggccaagCCCCAGCCGGAGGGGCCAGCTCTGAGGGGAAGGGGCTTCTCTCAGGGTCCATGCTgccccctccactgcccctgGGCTTACCCTACGCTGTCAGCCCCTGCTTCCACACAG gcGCCATGGGGGGCCTCTTCATGGATGGGGAGGAGGCCACAGCCCCCGAGGATGTCAGCAAGTGGACAGTGGACGATGTCTGCAGCTTTGTGGGAGGCCTGTCTGGCTGTGGAGAATATGCACCG GTGTGTACCCAACACAAAGGAGATGTTCCATTTGAGAATTGTTCCCGCAAGCTGCACCAACggcttctctgctctgctccctttGGAGAGCCTTGA
- the SAMD11 gene encoding sterile alpha motif domain-containing protein 11 isoform X5, with amino-acid sequence MPAVKKELPGREDLALALATFHPTLAALPLPPLPGYLAPLPAASALPPAASLPAATAGYEALLAPPLRPPRAYLSLHEAAPHLHLPRDPLALERFSATAAAAPDFQPLLDNGEPCIEVECGANRALLYVRKLCQGSKGPSIRHRGEWLTPNEFQFVSGRETAKDWKRSIRHKGAAAVGALAATVPPLRSPRTRGSGPPSLCHLGDSISAQRGRCDSGAAAGTPPHPHPKHGRLGGPGQSALGLRRPLRACRGALGSRLRTSRKLLTPGISLRDSWDLRLSRSLRELGRAGRRPTGRDTPLPGAGATGSGGSRGAHVRPGADARWWSEQQGAGVAQAGKSLKTLMSKGILQVHPPICDCPGCRISSPVNRGRLADKRTVALPPTRGLKKELTPSFSARDGDSSRSGLACGQRLGLKQEDDPHVRIMKRRVHTHWDVNISFRETSCSQDSDLPTLISSVHRSRHLVMPEHQSRCEFQRGSVEIGLGSAGDLLGKRLGHSPHVSSDCPLEKKARSKSPQETLLLPELGPSMAPEDHYRRLVSALSEASTFEDPQRLYHLGLPGHDLLRVRQEVAAAAVRSPSGLEVHLPSTTAGQRRKQGLTQHREGTAPAGTPSFSERELSQPPPLLSPQNAPHIALGPHLRPPFLGVSSALCQTPGYGFLPPAQAEMLARQQELLRKQNLARLEMSAELLRQKELESTHRPQLLAPEAALRQPDGAEELQRRGAMLVLRHSSAPLLALPPQGPPGPGPPTPPREPTRRAPRKGGPSPASARPSESKETTGSGVWAQDGSEDEPPKDSDGEDPEMAAAGGQGPTPGQAPAGGASSEGKGLLSGSMLPPPLPLGLPYAVSPCFHTGAMGGLFMDGEEATAPEDVSKWTVDDVCSFVGGLSGCGEYAPVFREQGIDGETLPLLTEEHLLTTMGLKLGPALKIRAQVAKRLGRVFYMASFPVALPLQPPTLRASERELTSGEQPLSPTMAPSPFGGPHPSAGRASPKQENGTMALLPGPADPSQPLC; translated from the exons ATGCCGGCGGTCAAGAAGGAACTCCCGGGCCGCGAAGACCTCGCCCTGGCTCTGGCCACCTTCCACCCGACCCTGGCCGCGCTGCCACTGCCGCCGCTGCCTGGCTACCTGGCGCCACTTCCCGCCGCGTCCGCCCTGCCCCCGGCCGCTTCGCTACCCGCCGCGACCGCGGGCTACGAGGCGCTGTTGGCCCCGCCACTCCGCCCCCCGCGCGCCTACCTGAGCCTGCACGAGGCCGCCCCGCACCTCCACCTGCCCCGGGACCCTCTGGCCCTCGAGCGCTTCTCGGCCACTGCGGCCGCGGCCCCGGATTTCCAGCCGCTGCTGGACAACGGCGAGCCGTGCATCGAGGTGGAGTGTGGCGCCAACCGAGCGCTGCTCTACGTGCGCAAACTCTGCCAGGGCAGCAAGGGTCCGTCCATCCGCCACCGCGGCGAGTGGCTCACACCCAACGAGTTCCAGTTCGTCAGCGGCCGCGAGACGGCCAAGGACTGGAAGCGCAGCATCCGCCACAAAGGTGCGGCCGCCGTGGGGGCGCTGGCCGCCACGGTCCCTCCCCTCCGCTCCCCAAGGACCCGTGGGTCCGGACCCCCCTCGCTCTGCCACCTGGGAGACTCCATCTCCGCCCAGAGAGGGCGCTGCGACTCCGGGGCTGCCGCAgggacacccccccacccccaccccaagcacgGTCGCCTTGGTGGACCCGGGCAGAGCGCCCTCGGCCTCCGCCGTCCACTCAGAGCTTGCCGCGGTGCCCTGGGCTCCCGGCTGCGCACGAGTCGGAAGCTCCTTACGCCCGGAATATCTTTGCGGGATTCCTGGGACTTGAGGCTCAGTAGAAGTTTACGGGAACTCgggagagcaggcaggaggcCGACTGGGCGGGATACTCCCCTCCCGGGTGCAGGAGCCACCGGTTCTGGCGGGAGTAGAGGGGCACACGTGCGGCCGGGGGCGGACGCGCGCTGGTGGAGCGAACAGCAAGGTGCAGGGGTGGCGCAGGCAG GGAAAAGTCTGAAGACGCTTATGTCCAAGGGGATCCTGCAGGTGCACCCTCCGATCTGCGACTGTCCGGGCTGTCGAATATCCTCCCCGGTG aACCGGGGGCGGCTGGCAGACAAGAGGACAGttgccctgccccccacccggGGCCTAAAGAAGGAGTTGACCCCCAGCTTCTCCGCCAGGGATGGCGACAGCAGCAGGAGTGGCCTGGCCTGTGGGCAGCGGCTGGGCTTGAAGCAGGAGGATGACCCACATGTCCGTATCATGAAGAGAAG AGTCCACACCCACTGGGACGTGAACATCTCCTTCCGAGAGACGTCCTGCAG CCAGGACAGCGACCTTCCCACCCTCATATCCAGCGTGCATCGAAGCCGCCACCTCGTTATGCCCGAGCACCAGAGCCGCTGTGAATTCCAGAGAGGCAGCGTGGAGATTGGCCTAGGATCCGCAG GTGACCTGCTGGGCAAGAGGCTGGGCCACTCCCCCCACGTCAGCAGTGACTGCCCCTTGGAGAAGAAGGCCCGAAGCAAGTCCCCACAAG AGACTCTGTTGCTGCCGGAACTAGGGCCCAGCATGGCCCCCGAGGATCATTACCGCCGACTGGTGTCTGCCCTGAGTGAAGCCAGCACCTTTGAGGACCCCCAGCGTCTCTACCACCTGGGACTCCCCGGCCATG ATCTCCTGAGGGTCCGGCaggaggtggcagcagcagctgtgAGGAGCCCCAGTGGCCTGGAAGTCCACCTGCCCTCAACCACAGCAGGGCAGCGTCGGAAGCAGGGCCTGACTCAGCACCGAGAGGGCACCGCCCCGGCTGGCACCCCGTCCTTCTCAGAGAG GGAGCTGTCGCAACCACCCCCCTTGCTGTCACCCCAGAATGCCCCCCATATCGCCCTGGGCCCCCACCTCAGGCCCCCCTTTTTGGGGGTGTCCTCGGCCCTGTGCCAGACCCCAG GATACGgcttcctgcctcctgctcagGCGGAGATGCTCGCCCGGCAGCAGGAGCTCCTGCGGAAGCAAAACCTGGCCCG GCTGGAGATGTCAGCAGAACTGCTGCGCCAGAAGGAGCTGGAGAGCACGCACCGGCCGCAGCTGCTGGCGCCAGAAGCCGCCCTGCGCCAGCCGGATGGTGCTGAGGAGCTGCAGCGGCGTGGGGCCATGCTGGTGCTGAGACACAGCTCCGCGCCGctgctggccctgcctccccaggggcccCCGGGCcctggcccccccaccccgccccgggaGCCTACCCGCCGAGCCCCTCGGAAGggggggcccagccctgcctcagccCGGCCCAGTGAGTCCAAGGAGACCACGGGGTCTGGAGTCTGGGCACAAGACGGCTCTGAAGATGAGCCCCCCAAGGACTCAGACGGAGAGGACCCCGAGATGGCGGCTGCTGGAGgccagggccccaccccaggccaagCCCCAGCCGGAGGGGCCAGCTCTGAGGGGAAGGGGCTTCTCTCAGGGTCCATGCTgccccctccactgcccctgGGCTTACCCTACGCTGTCAGCCCCTGCTTCCACACAG gcGCCATGGGGGGCCTCTTCATGGATGGGGAGGAGGCCACAGCCCCCGAGGATGTCAGCAAGTGGACAGTGGACGATGTCTGCAGCTTTGTGGGAGGCCTGTCTGGCTGTGGAGAATATGCACCG GTTTTCAGAGAACAGGGGATTGACGGGGAGACCTTGCCCCTGCTGACAGAGGAACATCTCCTGACCACCATGGGGCTGAAGCTGGGGCCTGCTCTCAAGATCCGGGCCCAG GTGGCCAAGCGCCTGGGCCGCGTCTTCTACATGGCCAGCTTCCCTGTGGCTCTGCCACTGCAGCCACCAACGCTGCGGGCTTCCGAGCGGGAGCTCACCTCGGGGGAGCAGCCCCTGTCTCCAACAATGGCCCCTTCCCCGTTTGGGGGGCCGCACCCCTCTGCTGGCCGAGCCTCACCCAAGCAAGAGAACGGAACCATGGCTCTACTCCCAGGGCCCGCAgacccctcccagcctctgtgtTGA
- the SAMD11 gene encoding sterile alpha motif domain-containing protein 11 isoform X4, which translates to MPAVKKELPGREDLALALATFHPTLAALPLPPLPGYLAPLPAASALPPAASLPAATAGYEALLAPPLRPPRAYLSLHEAAPHLHLPRDPLALERFSATAAAAPDFQPLLDNGEPCIEVECGANRALLYVRKLCQGSKGPSIRHRGEWLTPNEFQFVSGRETAKDWKRSIRHKGAAAVGALAATVPPLRSPRTRGSGPPSLCHLGDSISAQRGRCDSGAAAGTPPHPHPKHGRLGGPGQSALGLRRPLRACRGALGSRLRTSRKLLTPGISLRDSWDLRLSRSLRELGRAGRRPTGRDTPLPGAGATGSGGSRGAHVRPGADARWWSEQQGAGVAQAGKSLKTLMSKGILQVHPPICDCPGCRISSPVNRGRLADKRTVALPPTRGLKKELTPSFSARDGDSSRSGLACGQRLGLKQEDDPHVRIMKRRVHTHWDVNISFRETSCSQDSDLPTLISSVHRSRHLVMPEHQSRCEFQRGSVEIGLGSAGDLLGKRLGHSPHVSSDCPLEKKARSKSPQAETLLLPELGPSMAPEDHYRRLVSALSEASTFEDPQRLYHLGLPGHDLLRVRQEVAAAAVRSPSGLEVHLPSTTAGQRRKQGLTQHREGTAPAGTPSFSERELSQPPPLLSPQNAPHIALGPHLRPPFLGVSSALCQTPGYGFLPPAQAEMLARQQELLRKQNLARLEMSAELLRQKELESTHRPQLLAPEAALRQPDGAEELQRRGAMLVLRHSSAPLLALPPQGPPGPGPPTPPREPTRRAPRKGGPSPASARPSESKETTGSGVWAQDGSEDEPPKDSDGEDPEMAAAGGQGPTPGQAPAGGASSEGKGLLSGSMLPPPLPLGLPYAVSPCFHTGAMGGLFMDGEEATAPEDVSKWTVDDVCSFVGGLSGCGEYAPVFREQGIDGETLPLLTEEHLLTTMGLKLGPALKIRAQVAKRLGRVFYMASFPVALPLQPPTLRASERELTSGEQPLSPTMAPSPFGGPHPSAGRASPKQENGTMALLPGPADPSQPLC; encoded by the exons ATGCCGGCGGTCAAGAAGGAACTCCCGGGCCGCGAAGACCTCGCCCTGGCTCTGGCCACCTTCCACCCGACCCTGGCCGCGCTGCCACTGCCGCCGCTGCCTGGCTACCTGGCGCCACTTCCCGCCGCGTCCGCCCTGCCCCCGGCCGCTTCGCTACCCGCCGCGACCGCGGGCTACGAGGCGCTGTTGGCCCCGCCACTCCGCCCCCCGCGCGCCTACCTGAGCCTGCACGAGGCCGCCCCGCACCTCCACCTGCCCCGGGACCCTCTGGCCCTCGAGCGCTTCTCGGCCACTGCGGCCGCGGCCCCGGATTTCCAGCCGCTGCTGGACAACGGCGAGCCGTGCATCGAGGTGGAGTGTGGCGCCAACCGAGCGCTGCTCTACGTGCGCAAACTCTGCCAGGGCAGCAAGGGTCCGTCCATCCGCCACCGCGGCGAGTGGCTCACACCCAACGAGTTCCAGTTCGTCAGCGGCCGCGAGACGGCCAAGGACTGGAAGCGCAGCATCCGCCACAAAGGTGCGGCCGCCGTGGGGGCGCTGGCCGCCACGGTCCCTCCCCTCCGCTCCCCAAGGACCCGTGGGTCCGGACCCCCCTCGCTCTGCCACCTGGGAGACTCCATCTCCGCCCAGAGAGGGCGCTGCGACTCCGGGGCTGCCGCAgggacacccccccacccccaccccaagcacgGTCGCCTTGGTGGACCCGGGCAGAGCGCCCTCGGCCTCCGCCGTCCACTCAGAGCTTGCCGCGGTGCCCTGGGCTCCCGGCTGCGCACGAGTCGGAAGCTCCTTACGCCCGGAATATCTTTGCGGGATTCCTGGGACTTGAGGCTCAGTAGAAGTTTACGGGAACTCgggagagcaggcaggaggcCGACTGGGCGGGATACTCCCCTCCCGGGTGCAGGAGCCACCGGTTCTGGCGGGAGTAGAGGGGCACACGTGCGGCCGGGGGCGGACGCGCGCTGGTGGAGCGAACAGCAAGGTGCAGGGGTGGCGCAGGCAG GGAAAAGTCTGAAGACGCTTATGTCCAAGGGGATCCTGCAGGTGCACCCTCCGATCTGCGACTGTCCGGGCTGTCGAATATCCTCCCCGGTG aACCGGGGGCGGCTGGCAGACAAGAGGACAGttgccctgccccccacccggGGCCTAAAGAAGGAGTTGACCCCCAGCTTCTCCGCCAGGGATGGCGACAGCAGCAGGAGTGGCCTGGCCTGTGGGCAGCGGCTGGGCTTGAAGCAGGAGGATGACCCACATGTCCGTATCATGAAGAGAAG AGTCCACACCCACTGGGACGTGAACATCTCCTTCCGAGAGACGTCCTGCAG CCAGGACAGCGACCTTCCCACCCTCATATCCAGCGTGCATCGAAGCCGCCACCTCGTTATGCCCGAGCACCAGAGCCGCTGTGAATTCCAGAGAGGCAGCGTGGAGATTGGCCTAGGATCCGCAG GTGACCTGCTGGGCAAGAGGCTGGGCCACTCCCCCCACGTCAGCAGTGACTGCCCCTTGGAGAAGAAGGCCCGAAGCAAGTCCCCACAAG CAGAGACTCTGTTGCTGCCGGAACTAGGGCCCAGCATGGCCCCCGAGGATCATTACCGCCGACTGGTGTCTGCCCTGAGTGAAGCCAGCACCTTTGAGGACCCCCAGCGTCTCTACCACCTGGGACTCCCCGGCCATG ATCTCCTGAGGGTCCGGCaggaggtggcagcagcagctgtgAGGAGCCCCAGTGGCCTGGAAGTCCACCTGCCCTCAACCACAGCAGGGCAGCGTCGGAAGCAGGGCCTGACTCAGCACCGAGAGGGCACCGCCCCGGCTGGCACCCCGTCCTTCTCAGAGAG GGAGCTGTCGCAACCACCCCCCTTGCTGTCACCCCAGAATGCCCCCCATATCGCCCTGGGCCCCCACCTCAGGCCCCCCTTTTTGGGGGTGTCCTCGGCCCTGTGCCAGACCCCAG GATACGgcttcctgcctcctgctcagGCGGAGATGCTCGCCCGGCAGCAGGAGCTCCTGCGGAAGCAAAACCTGGCCCG GCTGGAGATGTCAGCAGAACTGCTGCGCCAGAAGGAGCTGGAGAGCACGCACCGGCCGCAGCTGCTGGCGCCAGAAGCCGCCCTGCGCCAGCCGGATGGTGCTGAGGAGCTGCAGCGGCGTGGGGCCATGCTGGTGCTGAGACACAGCTCCGCGCCGctgctggccctgcctccccaggggcccCCGGGCcctggcccccccaccccgccccgggaGCCTACCCGCCGAGCCCCTCGGAAGggggggcccagccctgcctcagccCGGCCCAGTGAGTCCAAGGAGACCACGGGGTCTGGAGTCTGGGCACAAGACGGCTCTGAAGATGAGCCCCCCAAGGACTCAGACGGAGAGGACCCCGAGATGGCGGCTGCTGGAGgccagggccccaccccaggccaagCCCCAGCCGGAGGGGCCAGCTCTGAGGGGAAGGGGCTTCTCTCAGGGTCCATGCTgccccctccactgcccctgGGCTTACCCTACGCTGTCAGCCCCTGCTTCCACACAG gcGCCATGGGGGGCCTCTTCATGGATGGGGAGGAGGCCACAGCCCCCGAGGATGTCAGCAAGTGGACAGTGGACGATGTCTGCAGCTTTGTGGGAGGCCTGTCTGGCTGTGGAGAATATGCACCG GTTTTCAGAGAACAGGGGATTGACGGGGAGACCTTGCCCCTGCTGACAGAGGAACATCTCCTGACCACCATGGGGCTGAAGCTGGGGCCTGCTCTCAAGATCCGGGCCCAG GTGGCCAAGCGCCTGGGCCGCGTCTTCTACATGGCCAGCTTCCCTGTGGCTCTGCCACTGCAGCCACCAACGCTGCGGGCTTCCGAGCGGGAGCTCACCTCGGGGGAGCAGCCCCTGTCTCCAACAATGGCCCCTTCCCCGTTTGGGGGGCCGCACCCCTCTGCTGGCCGAGCCTCACCCAAGCAAGAGAACGGAACCATGGCTCTACTCCCAGGGCCCGCAgacccctcccagcctctgtgtTGA